DNA sequence from the Methylomonas albis genome:
AGCATTCGGTCGTGAACATGTTTTTATTTCCCTCCGGCCTGATCATGGGCGGCAATTTTTCGATTATGGATTATTTTGTCTGGAACGAGATTCCAACTGTGTTGGGTAATCTGGTTGGCGGTTTGGCTTTTACCGGTTTGACGCTGTATTCCACGCATGTCAAAACCGCGCCGAAGCGTTCTTTCAACTAAGCGCAATTCGATCCGGCCTCGACGCTATTTTGCCAGAGGCCTTTTTCTCGCTGTTCTAGGCAAAAGGAGTTAAAAATGACACGTAACGAAGTGACCGAATTGGTCGTCACGCAAAAACTAGCCAAGCAATTGAGCTGGGCGCAACTGGCTGAAGCGATTGGTTTAAGTAAGGAATGGACCACTGCGGCGCTGTTGGGGCAGATGACCTTGAACGCCGAGCAAGCCGCGATCATTGGCGCGCTATTGGAGTTGCCGCCAGCGGCTATCGCCCAACTGCAAATGGTGCCGTACAAAGGTTCGCTGCCCAGCGCCGTGCCGACCGATCCGTTGATTTACCGCTTTTACGAGCTGGTGAATGTCTACGGCACCACCTTTAAGGCCTTGATCCACGAAGAGTTCGGCGACGGCATCATGAGCGCGATTGATTTTAGTATGGACTTGCAGCGTGAGCCCGATCCGAAAGGCGACCGGGTCAAGATCGTGATGAGCGGAAAGTTTCTGCCTTACAAGAGTTACTGAGGCTGCTTTGCTTTAAACCATGTCCGGGAAACTAAGCATCACTGTAGGCCAATATTCCGACAAGGGCCGCAAGCCGCTGAATCAGGATTTTCATGGCGTTTATATTGCCAAGGAACCGCAGTTAAGCGCCAAAGGTATTGCGATAGCCTTGGCCGACGGCATCAGCAGTAGCGACGTTAGCCACATCGCCAGCCAGGCGGCGGTGACCGGGTTTTTGGCGGATTATTTTTGCACCTCGGAAGCCTGGTCAGTGAAAAAGTCGGTGCAACGGGTGCTGACGGCCACCAATTCCTGGCTGTACGCGCAAACCAGGCAAAGCCGCGATTGCTACGACATGGATCGCGGCTATGTCTGTACCTTGAGCGCGCTAGTGATCAAATCCACCACCGCGCATCTGTTTTCTGTGGGCGACACGCGGATTTATCGGGTAAGCGGCGATGAACTGGAACAGCTGACCCACGACCACCGTTTGTGGCTGTCTCAGGAAAAAAGCTATCTGAGCCGGGCCATGGGCATGGACTCGCATCTGGAAATCGACTATCAGGCGCTGACTGTCAGTTTGGGCGACATATTTGTGTTGGCGACCGACGGCGTCTACGAATACCTCAC
Encoded proteins:
- the cynS gene encoding cyanase — protein: MTRNEVTELVVTQKLAKQLSWAQLAEAIGLSKEWTTAALLGQMTLNAEQAAIIGALLELPPAAIAQLQMVPYKGSLPSAVPTDPLIYRFYELVNVYGTTFKALIHEEFGDGIMSAIDFSMDLQREPDPKGDRVKIVMSGKFLPYKSY